Proteins from a genomic interval of Heteronotia binoei isolate CCM8104 ecotype False Entrance Well chromosome 5, APGP_CSIRO_Hbin_v1, whole genome shotgun sequence:
- the LOC132571633 gene encoding gastrula zinc finger protein XlCGF17.1-like, which produces MRRCGKRLRTSGSLQKHQRTHTGEKPFECSVCGKRFSWSGSLQIHQRTHTGEKPFECSECGKRFSQSGSLQHHQKIHTREKSFECSECGKKFMCSGNLQKHQRTHTGEKPLECSVCGKGFSQSGHLQYHQRTHTGEKPYKCLECGKRFSQSGNLQCHQRTHTGEKPFECLECGKRFSMSGDLQKHQRTHTGEKPFECSECGKRFSQIGSLQYHQRTHTGEKPFECLECGKRFSHRGSLQYHQRTHTGEKPFECSECGKRFMWNGNLQTHQRTHTGEKPFECLECGKRLRTSGSLQTHQRTHTGEKLFECLECGKRFSMSGDLQKHQRTHTGEKPFECSECGKRFSQSGSLQNHQRTHAGEKPFECSVCGKRFSRSGSLQYHQKKVFFIAQ; this is translated from the exons atgaggagg tgtggaaagagacttCGTACAAGTGGCAGTCtacaaaagcatcagagaacccacacaggagagaagccttttgaatgctcagtgtgtggaaagagattcagttggagtggcagtcttcaaatacatcagagaacccacacaggggagaaaccttttgagtgctcagagtgtggaaagagattcagtcagagtggcagtcttcaacatcatcagaagatccacacaagggagaagtcttttgaatgctcagagtgtggaaagaaatttatgtgcagtggcaatcttcaaaagcatcagagaacccacacaggagagaagcctcttgaatgctcagtgtgtggaaagggattcagtcagagtggccatcttcaatatcatcagaggacacacacaggggagaagccttataaatgcttggagtgtggaaagagattcagtcagagtggcaatcttcaatgtcatcagagaacccacacaggtgagaagccttttgaatgcttggagtgtggaaagagatttagtatgagtggtgatcttcaaaagcatcagagaacccacacaggggagaagccttttgaatgctcagagtgtggaaagagattcagtcagatcggcagtcttcaatatcatcagagaacccacacaggagagaagccttttgaatgcttggagtgtggaaagagattcagtcacagaggcagtcttcaatatcatcagagaacccacacaggggagaagccttttgaatgctcagagtgtggaaagagattcatgtggaatggcaatcttcaaacgcatcagagaacccacacaggggagaagccttttgaatgcttggagtgtggaaagagacttCGTacaagtggcagtcttcaaacgcatcagagaacccacacaggggagaagctttttgaatgcttggagtgtggaaagagatttagtatgagtggcgatcttcaaaagcatcagagaacccacacaggggagaagccttttgaatgctcagagtgcggaaagagattcagtcagagtggcagtcttcaaaatcatcagagaacccatgcaggagagaagccttttgaatgctcagtgtgtggaaaaagattcagtcggagtggcagtcttcaatatcatca GAAGAAGGTTTTCTTCATAGCCCAGTGA
- the LOC132571632 gene encoding zinc finger protein 135-like, whose amino-acid sequence MPDKVKNEDLNKNKPFKCSVCGKRFSRSGHLQYHQNTHTGEKPFECSQCGQRFGLSSSLQRHQKIHTGEKPFECSECGKRFMWNGNLQKHQRTHTGEKPFECSVCGKRFSQSGSLQYHQKTHTGEKPFECSECGKRFITNGHLQRHQRTHTGAKPFECSKCGQRFGMSGSLQRHQKTHTGEKRFECSECGKRFMWSGNLQKHQRTHTGEKPFECSVCGKRFSQTGSLQYHQKTHTGEKPFECSECGKRFNRSGNLQKHQKTHTGEKPFECLECGKRFSMSGDLQKHQRTHTGEKPFECSECGKRFMWSGNLQRHQRTHTGEKPFECLECGKRFNTSGHLQRHQRTHTGEKPFECLECGKRFKCGKRCSTSGSLQYHQRTHTGEKPFECLECGKRFSMSGSLSRHQRTHTGEKPFECLECGKRLSTSGSLQRHQRTHTGEKPFECSECGKRFMCSGSLQRHQR is encoded by the exons ATGCCGGATAaagttaaaaatgaagacttgaatAAAAAT aagccttttaaatgctcagtgtgtggaaagagattcagtcggagtggccatcttcaatatcatcagaacacccacacaggggagaaacctttcgagTGCTCACAGTGTGGACAGAGATTTGGTTtgagtagcagtcttcaacgtcatcagaagatccacacaggggagaagccttttgaatgctcagagtgtggaaagagattcatgtggaatggcaatcttcaaaagcatcagagaacccacaccggagagaagccttttgaatgctcagtgtgtggaaagagattcagtcagagtggcagtcttcaatatcatcagaagacccacacaggggagaagccttttgaatgctcagagtgtggaaagagattcat tacgaatggccatcttcaaaggcatcagagaacccacacaggggcgaaaccttttgagtgctcaaagtgtggacagagatttggtatgagtggcagtcttcaacgtcatcagaagacccacacaggggagaagcgttttgaatgctcagagtgtggaaagagattcatgtggagtggcaatctacaaaagcatcagagaacccacactggagagaagccttttgaatgctcagtgtgcggaaagagattcagtcagactggcagtcttcaatatcatcagaagacccacacaggggagaagccttttgaatgctcagagtgtggaaagagattcaatcggagtggcaatcttcaaaagcatcagaaaacccacacaggggagaagccttttgaatgcttggagtgtggaaagagatttagcatgagtggcgatcttcaaaagcatcagagaacccacacaggtgagaagccttttgaatgctcagagtgtggaaagagattcatgtggagtggcaatcttcaaaggcatcagagaacccatacaggggagaagccttttgaatgcttggagtgtggaaagagatttaatacgagtggccatcttcaaaggcatcagagaactcacacaggggagaagccttttgaatgcttggagtgtggaaagagattca agtgtggaaagagatgcagtactagtggcagtcttcaatatcatcagagaacccacacaggggagaagccttttgaatgcttagagtgtggaaagagattcagtatgagtgGCAGTCTTtcaaggcatcagagaacccacacaggggagaagccttttgaatgcttggagtgtggaaagagacttagtacgagtggcagtcttcaaaggcatcagagaacccacacaggggagaagccttttgaatgctccgagtgtggaaagagattcatgtgtagtggcagtcttcaaaggcatcagaga